ACAATGTAAACATTGAAAAGCATCGCAGTACTTATTTTTAAGTTGTAATAAAACTTGCGAATCGAACGCCGATTGTGCCTTGATATGCAATATATTAAAATTTTTTATTGTATTGTTATTTTCTGGAGGTAAAAAATTCATTAAATGCATTAAATCTTCAATATTATCTTTATTTATATTTTTATTATAAGAATAAAGCAAAGGAATTATGATATTAATCAACAAAAGTTGAACAAATGGTTTAGTTGTAGGTTTTATTTTGTGTTTGCTTTCGGATTGAAACGTATAATGGGTTTCCCAAAAAGGTGATGTTTTTGTGATAAAAACTTGCTCATAATCTGCAGCCGATTGCGCAGATAATACAGCATCAAACAAATGTTGATGTTGGGCAAACAAATGCGCTAATTGAGAAATTCGGATGGTAGGAAAATTATCTGGACGGTGCTTATAAAAACTTGGAGCAAAAGATAAAGGAGTTAATTTATATTTATGTTTTAAATATGTAAATGTTTTAACAAGTTCAGCTTCGTAAGCTGATGCAGGGTTTTCGGTAAGCAAATTTAACATTCCAAAAAACAAAGCTTCTAGCTCCAAGCTATTTTGTCGTACTTTTAAAAATACAGAAAAAGGAATACGCAGCGCCATTTGCTCAAACGCATCTTTATTGGTATTTAGGCCAAAACCTTTACAAAGGGCAATAAACAACACGTGCTCCCAATTGGATTGCGAAATTGTAATGTAATGTTGCAATCCGGTTGCTTTATCTTCTAATCGTTCAAAAAACAAACGTTCTTTATAAAACGTCCAAATATGATTGGGCACAGTATGAATTTGATTTTGACACGGAATAAAGGAAACGGACTGTTTTATGGTATTATATTTTTCGAGCAACTGCGGTGCAACATATTGTTGCAAAACCAGAACCGGAATGGGTTTGTTATCGGGGTAAAAAACATCAACATCATGTTCCCAAACTACATGTAAAATAACATTGTTATAATTTGTATCGTTTTGGTGTTGATGCGCGTACCAATCTGAAGATTTGAGGTGCATTTCTATATTTCCGGCCCAAATTTGTCCATCAATTTTAAGCAAAGCATTAAAAAAATCGGGGCCTTGGTTGCCGGTAAAAGTTCCGAAATTCAGGACTTCAACAGGAACGTTTGTTGTCGTTTTTAAATTGGTTGCATCAAGCAATTTAAACTTCCAGATGTAATGCAAAAAATCTTCTTTCATCAGTTTTGGCTAAAACTTTATAATGCGGATCTTTATTTTTTTATTGCAAGAAATGGAAAAAGAATAAAAAAACTCGGTAAAATAACCGAGTTCAATTTTATTGATATTGCTTTAAAGCATTTTGTAAAACTTCTTTCACTTTGTTTTTTAAACTTGTTGGCTGAATGACCTTAACTTCTGCGCCCAATTTTACAATTTCGTGAACCAATTCGCGGTTGATTACCAATTGATATTCCATTAAAACGCCGTCTTTGTATTTTGTATTTACAATTTCTTGTTGTGATTTATGTAAAGGTAAAGTTTTAATATATTTTGCTGTAATGGGATTGAACAACAATTGTACTTTTTCTATGTTTTGAGAGGATCCATCGCCCAATCCAAAAACATGATCTAAATGGGTTTTAATGTCAAAATCGGTTGGATATTCAAAAGTAGCATCTGTACAAACAATTGGGCCGATAATTCGGTCTAAACCGAAACTTTTTCTTGTTTTTTCTGCATCAGCAACTTCTTCTGCAACCATGTACCAACGTGAATTATGCTCGCGAATGGCTAACGGACGTACTGTACGAGTGCTAGAAACCTCTTCATTAAACTTTTGGTAGTTGAATGTTATAATTTTAGAATCGCGAATAGCAGTTAAAATATCGGCTATGTAATGAAAACCTTCAAACTTACGTTGCTCAAAAACTAAAATATCTTTGTATTGGTTGTGATTGCTTGCTAATTGAAAAAGTTGCAAGGATTCTAACAACTTATGTTTTTTCTGATCTTCATCATCATGAAAGCCTTTTTCTATTTCGTAATATTTGCCCGAACGATTAAAAGAAATTTCGAACCCGAAAATTTCTTTTATATCTGACAAATCACGAGATAAAGTTCTGCTTGAATAGCTTGAACTATAATCTTTAAAATTTTCAGCAATCTGATCTACCAATTCTTGCACGTTTAGCTTACGGCGATTGAGCAAATCGATTATAAAAAAATAACGTTGAAAAAAACGGATTTTATTAGACATGAATTTGGGATGATTAATAACGTTTTGTTACATTTTCATTAAAGTTAAAATAAATCTTTGGATTTTCATGTTAAATATAGCTACAATTTTAGTTATTATAAAAATATTGATGTAACTTTTCATTTTATTTTATGATTGAAGTAAAATAGGTTTTCTTAAGCCCCCAAATACTATGAAAAAGAAACTTATACTTACATTTTTGTTCATAAATAGTTGCTATTTATTTGCTCAAGAAGGAATCGGGATTAACAATCCGAATCCTAAGGCTCCGCTTGACATAAACGGAACCATGCGCTTAGAACATTATTCGCAAGGCGAAGGTAAAATATTGGTTTCTAACGCGGATGGGGATTCACGTTGGACTTCTCCTTTTAGCTTAAAGTTTTACACTGGCGAACTTCCTCCAAGTAGAACTGGTTTATATTTAGAAGGAATTGCGGCAAAATATACCAGTGCCAAAATTACCTTAAAGCCAGGCGGTTATTTAATAAAAACCATTCTTCTTTTAAACAACTCCGGAACATTAAATTACAATCAAAGTATTTTTGTTACGGCTTACTTTTCAGACAGCACAGAAAATCCGGATTATTCTGCCGATTATATTTTAGATTCTGCAAAAGAAATGTCAGGTTCTTTAATTGGACCCAGTGTTTACGGATTAATCGATGGTAGTGTTTTAATTAGAAATACATCTAATGAAGAAAAAACCTATTATTTATGGGCAAAAAAAGAAGATTTTAAAGACAACTCAACATCTCCAAGTCCAACAACTATTAGGTTGAATGATTTAGCTTCTCAGGCTTGGGGAGAAAATGTAATATATGCTATTCCTATTGAATAACTGCGCATCATGAAAAAACTTCTATTATTATATCTGCTTCTATTTGATTTGGGAATTTTAAATGCCCAAGTAGGAATTGGTACAGCAGAACCAACTGCAGGTTTGCATGTTTTAGCACAAGAAAAACATCCTTATATTCTTAGTATTAAAGATGGTCAAAATGCAGAAGACAGTTATGTTTTAATACATGAGAATGATGGTTTTATAAAAAAAGAATCTACCAATATTTTTAAAAATTTAAAATTTGCAAAATTAAGTGCAAAGCCAGCAATTACTTATCCAATTATCCCAAACACCGAACTTTATAAAACAAAATATGTTGGTGATTGGCTTGGTTTACCCGATGATGTTACTTTAGCATTACCTTATGGCAAATGGGCAGTATATATAACCAGCTTAATTTCATTAAACAATACCACCGATGTTTTAAGTTACAGAAGTTCAGCTATAACAACAGAAATTATGCTAATTGATTTAGATAATTATAACAACAATATATTTGATAAACCATCTAAAGATACAGAAGGAAATAGCCAGAATAGCTTAAATGGAAATGGTTTTGTAGCTGGAAACATTGTTTTTCCGAGTAGTAAAGATATTGTAAAAGGAATCATTATTATAAACAATAACGATAGTAATAGAAGAATACGCAATTACCGTTTTGCAGCGCGCATTTCTGTTGATACCAAGCACTCAAATACATTTAATAGTTTAAAAAACAATTCACTAAATGCTATTTTGCATAAAGATTTTAGACAAAATCAAGTTTATGCAATTCCGCTTAATTAAATCATGATGAAACTATTTTTAAACATCATATTATGTAGTTTATTCTATTTTAGCTCACAAGCTCAAATAGGTATAAATTTTGTGCCTAATCCAAACGAAGTTAACAACAGCCCTTTAATAATAAAAACTGATCAGCCAAATGCTTTACGCTTTGTACCTGAAGGAACTGAACCTTTACCTGGTCAGGTTTTAATATCTGATGATGAAGGAAACGTAAGATATGGTGATTTAACAGCAACAGAAATTGATTTTGTGAATGGCGTTTTTAATGGAGGTGTTAATGCCGAAGATTTATACAGAAACAATAAGGTATTTGATTCTAATGCTTATATAGATTTACCACCGGGAAGATGGGCTGTAAATTTTAGCATCAAATTTCAAGTAGTTAAGTATTCAACCGTTAATGAAACAACTGAAAATTTAGAACGTGATGAAGCCATTTGGGCGAGAATTATTTTATCAAACACTTCTGGGAACACAACAAATTACAATACTGATAGTACAAAAGATATCGCTATTCCTAATCTTTATTTAGCTTCTGGTAGTTTAGTAGGCCCAACGCAATACACGAATGTTAAAGGGGAAATTTATATTCTAAATAGCTTAACCACAACTAAAAGATACTATTTAAAAGTATTTTTAGAGAAATATAATTTAGATGATCGTAGAAGAATAAACTACAAACTAATAGATTTTGCAGCAGGTCCAATATTAAACGGAGTGGATCGTTTTTTTGCTATTCCTGCAAACTAATACAAATAAAAAAAGCCGAAACAATGTTTCGGCTTTTTTTATTTAATTGCGTTAATTATATCGTATTTAGTAATAATATGGTGTTTACCATTTTCTAATTCTAATAAAACTGCATGATTATCTTTCGTAATTAATTTAGAAACCTCATCAACCGGAGTATTTGCTTTTACTACCGGATAAGGTTGCCCCATAATTTCACGAATAGGTTTTTCTGCAATGTTTTTATCGCTTACAT
This genomic window from Flavobacterium agricola contains:
- a CDS encoding DUF2851 family protein, which gives rise to MKEDFLHYIWKFKLLDATNLKTTTNVPVEVLNFGTFTGNQGPDFFNALLKIDGQIWAGNIEMHLKSSDWYAHQHQNDTNYNNVILHVVWEHDVDVFYPDNKPIPVLVLQQYVAPQLLEKYNTIKQSVSFIPCQNQIHTVPNHIWTFYKERLFFERLEDKATGLQHYITISQSNWEHVLFIALCKGFGLNTNKDAFEQMALRIPFSVFLKVRQNSLELEALFFGMLNLLTENPASAYEAELVKTFTYLKHKYKLTPLSFAPSFYKHRPDNFPTIRISQLAHLFAQHQHLFDAVLSAQSAADYEQVFITKTSPFWETHYTFQSESKHKIKPTTKPFVQLLLINIIIPLLYSYNKNINKDNIEDLMHLMNFLPPENNNTIKNFNILHIKAQSAFDSQVLLQLKNKYCDAFQCLHCAVGKFLIS
- a CDS encoding helix-turn-helix transcriptional regulator, which produces MSNKIRFFQRYFFIIDLLNRRKLNVQELVDQIAENFKDYSSSYSSRTLSRDLSDIKEIFGFEISFNRSGKYYEIEKGFHDDEDQKKHKLLESLQLFQLASNHNQYKDILVFEQRKFEGFHYIADILTAIRDSKIITFNYQKFNEEVSSTRTVRPLAIREHNSRWYMVAEEVADAEKTRKSFGLDRIIGPIVCTDATFEYPTDFDIKTHLDHVFGLGDGSSQNIEKVQLLFNPITAKYIKTLPLHKSQQEIVNTKYKDGVLMEYQLVINRELVHEIVKLGAEVKVIQPTSLKNKVKEVLQNALKQYQ